In one Papio anubis isolate 15944 chromosome 11, Panubis1.0, whole genome shotgun sequence genomic region, the following are encoded:
- the THNSL1 gene encoding threonine synthase-like 1: MFHFNRCQHLKKITQKCFSSIHVKTDKHAQQFLSRTFALAELRKSWYSTHSLVGDKNIILMGPPGAGKTTVGRIIGQKLGCCVIDVDDDILEKTWNMSVSEKLQDVGNEQFLEEEGKAVLNFSASGSVISLTGSNPMHDASMWHLKKNGVIVYLDVPLLDLIHRLKLMKIDRIVGQNSGTSMKDLLKFRRQYYKKWYDARVFCESGASPEEVADKVLNAIKRYQDMDSETFISTRHVWPKDCEQKVSAKFFSEAVIEGLASDGGLFVPAKEFPKFSCGEWKSLVGATYIERAQILLERCIHPADIPAARLGEMIETAYGENFACSKIAPVRHLSGNQFILELFHGPTGSFKDLSLQLMPHIFAHCIPPSCNYMILVATSGDTGSAVLNGFSRLNKNDKQRIAVVTFFPENGVSDFQKAQIIGSQRENGWAVGVESDFDFCQTAIKRIFNDSDFTGFLTVEYGTILSSANSINWGRLLPQVVYHASAYLDLVSQGFISFGSPVDVCIPTGNFGNILAAVYAKMMGIPIRKFICASNQNRVLTDFIKTGHYDLRERKLAQTFSPSIDILKSSNLERHLHLMANKDGQLMTELFNQLESQHHFQIEKVLVEKLQQDFVADWCSEGECLAAINSTYNTSGYILDPHTAVAKVVADRVQDKTCPVIVSSTAHYSKFAPAIMQALKIKEINETSSSQLYLLGSYNALPPLHEALLERTKQQEKMEYQVCAADMNVLKSHVEKLIQNQFI, translated from the coding sequence atGTTCCACTTTAACCGATGTCAGCATCTGAAAAAGATAACACAGAAATGTTTTTCTAGTATACATGTTAAAACGGATAAACACGCACAGCAATTTCTTTCAAGAACCTTTGCACTTGCGGAATTAAGGAAGTCATGGTATTCCACCCACTCTCTTGTTGGAGACAAAAATATTATCCTGATGGGACCtcctggtgctgggaaaacaacAGTAGGCAGAATAATAGGTCAGAAACTAGGTTGTTGTGTCATAGATGTAGATGATGATATCCTTGAAAAAACCTGGAATATGAGTGTGTCTGAAAAATTACAGGATGTTGGTAATGAGCAATTtttagaagaggaaggaaaagctgTGTTAAACTTTTCTGCATCTGGAAGTGTGATTTCCCTTACTGGGTCCAATCCAATGCATGATGCTAGCATGTGGCATCTGAAGAAAAATGGAGTAATTGTATACCTGGATGTACCTCTACTAGATCTAATTCATCGTCTGAAATTAATGAAGATAGATAGGATTGTAGGTCAGAATTCTGGAACATCTATGAAAGACTTACTAAAATTTAGAAGACAGTATTATAAGAAGTGGTATGATGCTCGTGTTTTCTGTGAAAGTGGGGCTTCCCCAGAGGAGGTAGCTGACAAAGTGCTGAATGCAATTAAAAGATACCAAGATATGGACTCGGAAACATTCATTTCAACAAGACACGTTTGGCCTAAAGACTGTGAACAGAAGGTTTCAGCAAAATTTTTTAGTGAAGCTGTAATTGAGGGGTTGGCTTCTGATGGTGGACTCTTTGTTCCTGCGAAGGAGTTTCCAAAATTCAGCTGTGGGGAGTGGAAAAGCCTAGTAGGAGCAACCTACATAGAAAGAGCACAGATACTGTTGGAAAGATGTATCCATCCTGCAGACATACCTGCTGCCAGGTTGGGAGAAATGATTGAAACTGCTTATGGGGAAAACTTTGCCTGCTCAAAAATTGCTCCTGTCAGGCACCTTTCAGGCAACCAGTTCATCCTGGAGTTATTTCATGGACCAACAGGATCATTTAAAGATTTGTCTTTACAGCTTATGCCTCATATTTTTGCACACTGTATCCCACCAAGTTGCAATTATATGATACTTGTAGCTACTTCAGGAGATACAGGGAGTGCAGTCTTAAATGGTTTTAGTCGTCTTAATAAGAATGATAAGCAAAGGATAGCTGTGGTCACATTTTTTCCTGAGAATGGAGTAAGTGATTTTCaaaaagcacaaataattggcagtcagagagaaaatgGATGGGCAGTGGGTGTTGAGTCAGATTTTGATTTTTGCCAGAcagctataaaaagaatttttaacgaTTCTGATTTTACTGGCTTTCTTACTGTGGAATATGGAACAATTTTAAGTTCGGCTAATTCCATAAACTGGGGCCGACTACTTCCGCAGGTAGTTTATCATGCTTCCGCATATCTCGATCTTGTTAGTCAaggatttatttcttttggaagCCCAGTCGATGTCTGTATTCCCACAGGAAACTTTGGTAACATATTAGCAGCAGTGTATGCCAAAATGATGGGAATCCCAATTCGAAAATTTATCTGTGCCTCTAATCAGAACCGTGTTTTGACTGATTTTATAAAAACAGGACATTATGATCTAAGGGAAAGAAAATTAGCACAGACTTTTTCACCGTCGATAGATATTCTCAAATCTTCAAACCTAGAACGACATTTACACTTGATGGCTAATAAAGATGGACAACTAATGACAGAATTATTTAATCAATTAGAAAGTCAGCATCACTTCCAGATAGAAAAGGTTCTAGTTGAGAAACTTCAGCAGGATTTTGTAGCTGACTGGTGCTCTGAGGGAGAGTGCCTAGCAGCTATTAACTCTACCTATAATACTTCAGGGTATATTTTGGATCCACACACTGCTGTTGCAAAAGTGGTTGCAGATAGGGTGCAAGACAAAACTTGCCCTGTGATTGTCTCATCTACAGCCCATTACTCAAAGTTTGCACCTGCTATCATGCAGGCTTTAAAGATTAAAGAAATCAATGAGACTTCATCAAGTCAGCTGTATTTACTGGGTTCATACAATGCATTACCTCCACTGCATGAGGCTTTATTAGAGAGAACAAAACAGCAAGAGAAGATGGAGTACCAGGTCTGTGCAGCTGATATGAATGTCTTGAAGAGTCATGTGGAAAAACTTATCCAAAATCAATTCATATGA